From one Chlamydia sp. 04-14 genomic stretch:
- a CDS encoding ABC transporter substrate-binding protein, with protein MKKKFLCYFLTISLLILFWEFFAKNNASFSFLCPPPSKIAANFSDSMNLILSSSWYTLRGILGGFFLALLLSIGLVILMLTYKPAKDLLNPFFILVQCTPMFTLAPLIVLWFGWGLNAVIVPTALTVFFPLTITIYQGITSTPEELLEQFILHQATKRQIFIKLRLPYALPHIFSGLKIAMGSAGFAAIAGEWVASQSGLGILILESRRNYDMEMTFSGLFALTTVTFILFQSILLSEKLTFALFRIEKTTKRFRLPSKKFAFLLIPLLILPMWKVKAKQTNPSNLTPVTILLDWTPNPNHIPLYVGVSKGFFRNQGIDLHIQKSTDTGAVIPHVLFEQVDLTLYHALGVIKTSLQGAPVQIVGSLIGSTLQGFIYRKEDNISKFEDLNNKVLGFCLNNSRDLSCLLETLRLHGVVPSDVRNVSSDLISPMLLKKIDFLYGAFYNIEGVKLDTLGMPVGYFLSDSYGLPTGPQLLLCGKKDTKATSPEVVEAIQIALQQSIDYCKKYPKKAFQAYLKATPDTPKIVKDEVLQWQATLPLLAKSQEPLSQELGNTLLQAIVHRYPNFADKISNFSLDQIYPSNSQVCQDEKIHGQGETTHLEVLPSVSGQH; from the coding sequence ATGAAAAAAAAGTTTTTATGTTACTTTCTAACTATTTCACTTTTAATTTTGTTTTGGGAATTTTTTGCTAAAAATAACGCATCCTTTTCTTTTCTCTGCCCACCTCCATCAAAAATAGCAGCGAATTTTTCAGATTCTATGAATCTTATTCTTTCTTCTTCCTGGTATACTTTGCGAGGTATTTTAGGGGGATTCTTTTTAGCTCTATTATTGTCGATAGGATTAGTAATCCTTATGTTGACCTATAAGCCAGCAAAAGATCTCTTAAATCCATTTTTCATACTAGTACAATGTACTCCCATGTTCACCCTAGCACCGTTAATTGTGCTATGGTTTGGCTGGGGATTAAATGCTGTTATTGTCCCCACAGCACTTACGGTCTTTTTCCCATTAACGATAACGATCTATCAAGGAATCACATCTACTCCTGAAGAACTCTTAGAGCAATTTATTTTACATCAAGCCACGAAACGACAAATCTTCATTAAACTCCGTCTTCCCTATGCTCTTCCCCATATATTTTCTGGATTAAAAATTGCCATGGGATCTGCAGGATTCGCTGCTATTGCTGGAGAATGGGTGGCTTCTCAGTCTGGTCTGGGTATTCTCATTCTCGAAAGTCGAAGAAACTACGATATGGAAATGACCTTTTCAGGATTATTTGCCTTAACAACGGTAACCTTTATCCTATTTCAATCAATTTTACTAAGCGAAAAGCTTACCTTTGCTCTATTTCGCATAGAGAAAACAACAAAGAGATTTAGATTGCCGAGTAAAAAATTCGCCTTTCTACTTATTCCTTTGCTTATCCTACCTATGTGGAAAGTCAAGGCTAAACAAACAAATCCAAGCAACCTCACTCCTGTAACCATACTTTTAGATTGGACTCCTAATCCCAACCACATTCCTCTATATGTAGGAGTTTCTAAAGGATTTTTCCGCAATCAAGGCATAGATTTACATATTCAAAAAAGTACCGATACCGGCGCTGTTATTCCTCATGTTCTATTTGAACAAGTAGACTTGACCCTTTATCACGCCCTTGGAGTAATAAAAACTTCTCTTCAGGGGGCTCCTGTACAAATAGTAGGATCTCTAATCGGTTCCACCCTACAAGGATTTATCTACAGAAAAGAAGACAATATTTCAAAATTTGAAGACTTGAACAATAAAGTATTGGGTTTTTGTCTAAACAACTCGAGAGATCTTTCCTGTCTATTAGAAACGTTACGTCTACACGGAGTCGTTCCCTCAGACGTAAGAAATGTGAGCTCTGATTTAATCTCACCAATGCTACTGAAAAAAATCGATTTCCTCTACGGAGCTTTTTATAATATTGAGGGTGTTAAACTAGATACTTTAGGAATGCCTGTAGGCTATTTCCTCTCTGATTCTTATGGTCTTCCTACTGGTCCTCAACTTCTCTTATGTGGTAAAAAAGACACAAAAGCTACATCTCCTGAAGTTGTTGAGGCTATACAAATAGCTCTTCAACAAAGTATTGACTATTGTAAAAAATATCCTAAAAAAGCTTTTCAAGCTTATCTTAAGGCAACACCCGATACACCTAAAATTGTTAAAGATGAAGTTCTCCAATGGCAAGCTACACTTCCTCTACTTGCAAAATCCCAAGAACCCTTAAGTCAAGAACTGGGGAATACCTTATTACAAGCTATAGTACATCGTTATCCGAACTTTGCAGATAAAATCAGCAATTTTTCTTTGGATCAGATATACCCGTCTAATTCACAGGTTTGCCAGGATGAGAAAATACATGGGCAAGGCGAGACAACACATCTCGAAGTACTTCCATCGGTTTCTGGTCAGCACTAA
- the fumC gene encoding class II fumarate hydratase gives MRQENDSLGIVEVPEDKLYGAQTARSQKYFSWAPEVMPQEVIRALVWIKKCAAKANRDLGFLDSKYCDMIVSAADEILEGKFDEHFPLKVWQTGSGTQSNMNVNEVIANLAIQRHGGVIGSKTPIHPNDHVNKSQSSNDVFPTAMHIAAVISLKKKLIPAMDHLQRALDAKVAEFRDCVKIGRTHLMDAVPMTLGQEFSGYSNQIRQSLERVAFSLTHMYELAIGGTAVGTGLNVPDGFIEKVIHYLRQETGEPFIVASNYFSALSNHDTLVNAHGVLATLACALTKIATDLSFLGSGPRCGLGELLFPENEPGSSIMPGKINPTQCEALQMVCAQVIGNNQAVIIGGSRGNFELNVMKPLIIYNFLQSVDILSGAMQAFADYFVSGLRVNKYRLKEYLDNSLMLVTALTPVLGYDKCSKMALKAFHDNISLKEACIQMGYLSAEEFDRLVVPESMVGKH, from the coding sequence ATGCGGCAAGAAAATGATAGTTTAGGAATTGTAGAAGTCCCTGAAGATAAATTATATGGTGCGCAAACTGCGCGTTCTCAGAAATATTTTTCCTGGGCTCCTGAGGTTATGCCTCAAGAAGTTATCCGTGCTTTAGTTTGGATTAAAAAGTGTGCTGCTAAGGCGAACCGTGATTTAGGATTTTTAGATTCAAAATATTGTGACATGATTGTTTCTGCTGCTGACGAGATTCTCGAAGGCAAGTTTGACGAGCACTTTCCTTTAAAGGTATGGCAAACGGGCAGCGGAACACAATCCAATATGAACGTAAATGAGGTTATTGCTAATTTAGCTATTCAACGTCATGGAGGCGTTATAGGTAGTAAAACACCGATACATCCTAATGATCATGTAAATAAATCCCAATCTTCTAATGATGTTTTCCCCACAGCTATGCATATTGCTGCGGTGATTAGCCTTAAGAAAAAGTTGATTCCCGCAATGGATCATTTGCAAAGGGCATTAGATGCTAAGGTTGCTGAATTTCGCGATTGTGTGAAGATAGGCAGAACACATTTAATGGATGCTGTTCCCATGACATTAGGACAGGAGTTTTCTGGCTATAGTAATCAGATACGTCAATCTTTAGAGAGGGTTGCGTTCTCTCTTACACATATGTATGAGTTGGCTATAGGAGGAACTGCAGTAGGTACGGGGTTGAATGTTCCTGATGGATTCATAGAGAAAGTTATCCACTATTTGCGTCAGGAAACAGGAGAGCCTTTCATTGTTGCATCGAATTATTTTTCAGCATTATCCAATCACGATACGTTAGTAAATGCTCATGGTGTTTTAGCTACTTTAGCTTGTGCCTTAACGAAGATAGCTACGGATCTGAGTTTTCTGGGATCAGGTCCTCGATGTGGTTTAGGAGAATTACTATTTCCTGAGAATGAACCGGGATCTTCAATAATGCCTGGTAAAATCAATCCCACACAATGCGAAGCTTTGCAAATGGTTTGTGCTCAGGTTATAGGAAATAATCAAGCAGTAATCATTGGTGGAAGTCGAGGAAATTTTGAACTCAATGTCATGAAACCATTGATAATTTATAATTTCTTACAATCTGTGGATATTCTTTCGGGAGCCATGCAAGCTTTTGCTGATTACTTTGTTTCAGGCTTACGTGTGAACAAATATCGTCTCAAAGAATATTTAGATAATTCTTTAATGCTTGTTACAGCTTTAACCCCAGTTTTAGGGTATGATAAGTGTTCTAAAATGGCTTTAAAGGCTTTTCATGACAATATAAGCTTAAAGGAAGCGTGTATACAGATGGGATACCTATCTGCAGAAGAGTTCGATCGTCTTGTTGTTCCCGAGTCTATGGTAGGGAAACATTAA